In the Halodesulfovibrio sp. genome, one interval contains:
- a CDS encoding RidA family protein, whose amino-acid sequence MSEITRHSTGPRMSKATVFNGVAYLCGQVPDNTDCDICDQARNMLEKVDTLLKEVGSDRKHVLSVIVYLRDMKDFAGFNSVWDTWFESGFAPARACVEARLARPELLCEVSVQAAVIAE is encoded by the coding sequence ATGTCAGAAATTACACGTCATTCCACTGGTCCTCGTATGAGTAAAGCAACTGTATTCAACGGCGTAGCCTACCTTTGCGGTCAGGTACCGGACAATACAGACTGTGATATCTGCGATCAGGCACGTAACATGCTCGAAAAAGTTGACACACTGCTTAAAGAAGTAGGCAGTGATCGCAAGCATGTTCTCTCTGTAATTGTATACCTGCGCGACATGAAAGATTTCGCTGGATTCAACTCTGTTTGGGATACTTGGTTTGAAAGCGGATTTGCTCCAGCACGCGCTTGTGTTGAAGCCCGTCTTGCACGCCCAGAGTTGCTCTGCGAAGTTTCCGTTCAAGCAGCAGTGATTGCAGAGTAG
- a CDS encoding YwqG family protein, with translation MQLHELLIPYEDEIKKLKKDAVKINLTSTGRHLMDDDSSLTTSKFCGKPFVPQGMKYPLGKYSKMPMYLVAQINFEQLPALEGYPSEGLLQIFSEGDDDTIFETAKVRFISKEQMAEEPITDFSFLSEIADDPYLESPTHLFGFEKREDYCNTANDSTIEINGHDNLYDFIEDLGEANGLGDSDIEEIADSIDKYSMYSKVGGYSAGVQDPFSEDELALVLQLDYSNVENSQGDGSLFVHVPKEDLAESNFSNAEVVYECT, from the coding sequence ATGCAGCTTCACGAATTGTTGATTCCATATGAAGATGAGATCAAAAAATTAAAAAAAGATGCCGTTAAAATCAATCTGACCTCTACGGGGCGCCACCTCATGGACGATGATTCATCACTCACCACATCCAAATTTTGCGGTAAACCATTTGTCCCTCAGGGAATGAAGTATCCATTAGGAAAATATAGTAAAATGCCTATGTATCTGGTGGCTCAGATCAACTTTGAGCAGTTGCCTGCTTTAGAGGGCTACCCAAGCGAAGGTCTGTTACAGATTTTCAGCGAAGGCGATGATGATACAATTTTTGAAACGGCAAAGGTAAGGTTCATTTCAAAAGAGCAGATGGCTGAGGAGCCGATAACTGATTTTTCTTTCTTAAGCGAAATCGCTGATGATCCTTATCTCGAATCTCCAACACACCTTTTTGGCTTCGAAAAAAGAGAAGACTACTGCAACACAGCCAACGACTCCACCATCGAAATTAACGGTCATGATAACCTGTACGATTTCATTGAGGACCTTGGCGAAGCCAACGGCTTAGGTGACTCAGATATTGAGGAGATTGCAGATAGTATCGATAAGTATTCCATGTACAGTAAGGTTGGTGGATACTCTGCGGGGGTTCAGGATCCTTTCAGCGAAGATGAGTTAGCGCTCGTGCTTCAGCTAGACTATTCGAATGTAGAAAATTCGCAGGGAGACGGCTCATTATTCGTGCATGTGCCTAAAGAGGACTTGGCGGAATCAAACTTCAGCAACGCTGAAGTAGTTTATGAATGTACCTAG
- a CDS encoding phosphomannomutase CpsG (capsular polysaccharide biosynthesis protein; catalyzes the formation of D-mannose 6-phosphate from alpha-D-mannose 1-phosphate), producing MNKLTCFKAYDVRGKLDTELTEDVAYRIGRAFGQFLGCGEPKQVVIGHDPRLSSQVLSESVCKGLCDAGVSVLDIGLAGTEEIYFATSHLKMDGGIEITASHNPIDYNGMKFVLAESKPITRANGLDEVQRLAEENIFAHVAPEERGSYKQVQVLDAYVAHLLSYVSMDKLAPMKIVMNAGNGAAGHVVNAIEEQFAQKNVPVEFIKVHNEPDGSFPNGIPNPLLPERRKDTADAVIEHAADLGIAWDGDFDRCFFFDAEGRFIEGYYIVGMLAEAFLQKERGAKIIHDPRLTWNTIEVVTEASGVPVCSKTGHAFIKERMRHEDAVYGGEMSAHHYFRDFAYCDSGMIPWLLVIELLSCKGKTLAEEVADRIKAYPASGEINLTLDDAVAVIEKVRGTYAESAVAVDLTDGVSMEFAEWRFNLRSSNTEPVVRLNVESRANVQLMQQKTDEILRILKSA from the coding sequence ATGAATAAGCTTACTTGTTTCAAAGCGTATGATGTTCGTGGAAAGCTGGATACGGAATTAACAGAGGATGTTGCATATAGAATTGGACGAGCGTTCGGACAATTTCTTGGATGCGGAGAACCAAAGCAGGTTGTCATCGGGCATGACCCGCGGCTGTCTTCACAAGTACTCTCGGAGTCTGTTTGTAAAGGGCTTTGCGATGCAGGTGTCTCTGTTTTGGATATTGGGCTGGCAGGCACGGAAGAAATTTATTTTGCCACATCACATTTAAAGATGGATGGCGGCATTGAGATTACAGCATCGCATAATCCCATTGACTACAACGGGATGAAGTTTGTGTTAGCTGAAAGCAAGCCGATTACACGCGCCAATGGTCTGGATGAAGTCCAGAGACTTGCGGAAGAAAACATATTTGCTCACGTTGCTCCTGAAGAACGTGGTTCGTACAAGCAAGTGCAGGTTCTTGATGCGTATGTAGCTCATTTGTTGTCCTATGTTTCTATGGACAAGCTTGCGCCGATGAAAATTGTTATGAACGCAGGCAACGGTGCAGCAGGGCATGTGGTAAATGCTATTGAAGAGCAGTTTGCACAAAAAAATGTTCCTGTTGAGTTCATAAAAGTTCACAATGAGCCTGACGGGTCTTTCCCGAATGGTATTCCAAATCCTTTGTTGCCGGAACGCCGTAAAGATACCGCTGACGCTGTTATTGAGCATGCTGCTGACCTTGGTATTGCATGGGACGGCGACTTTGATCGCTGTTTCTTTTTTGATGCTGAGGGGCGCTTTATTGAAGGCTATTACATTGTAGGCATGCTGGCTGAAGCGTTTTTACAAAAAGAACGTGGTGCCAAAATTATTCATGATCCTCGGCTGACGTGGAATACTATCGAAGTTGTAACGGAAGCTTCCGGTGTGCCTGTTTGCTCAAAAACTGGGCATGCATTCATTAAAGAACGAATGCGTCATGAGGATGCGGTATACGGTGGCGAAATGAGCGCGCACCATTATTTCCGGGATTTTGCTTACTGCGATAGCGGGATGATTCCGTGGCTGCTCGTTATTGAACTGCTGAGTTGCAAAGGCAAAACGCTCGCAGAGGAAGTAGCGGATAGAATTAAAGCATACCCTGCCTCCGGTGAAATCAACCTAACATTGGATGACGCCGTTGCTGTAATAGAAAAGGTTCGCGGCACGTATGCGGAGTCAGCAGTTGCAGTAGATTTGACAGACGGTGTCAGCATGGAATTTGCGGAATGGCGATTTAACCTGCGTAGCTCTAACACAGAGCCTGTCGTGCGTTTGAATGTTGAGTCCAGAGCAAATGTGCAGTTGATGCAACAAAAAACAGACGAGATTCTTCGTATTCTGAAATCTGCATAG
- a CDS encoding mannose-1-phosphate guanylyltransferase/mannose-6-phosphate isomerase translates to MLIPVIMAGGTGTRLWPLSRSLHPKQFLKLTGSSSMLQDTVQRLEQLDTTLPITVCNEDHRFIVAEQLRSGGRLGKIILEPEGRNTAPAIAVAVHIVSDDEDPVLLVLAADHVIADVEEFTNVVTKALPLAEAGKLVTFGIVPTSAHTGYGYIKRGKPVEDGFAVDCFVEKPDASTAEAYVASQEYYWNSGMFLFKSSVYLQELAQHRPDIAAACEAAVANIQNDLDFIRLDADAFCACPDESIDYAVMEKTEHAVVVPLDAGWNDIGSWSAMWDVAEKDESGNASKGDVIHCNSKDCYVYGEERLVTTIGLKDTVIVDTQDALLVAARDSVQDVKSIVAELKKNGRDELKTHREVFRPWGKFDSIDIGERYQVKRITVKPGAKLSLQMHHHRAEHWIVVSGTAQVTNGDKTFLVSENQSTYIPVGVVHSLENPGKLPLELIEVQSGSYLGEDDIVRFEDNYGRLNE, encoded by the coding sequence ATGCTGATACCTGTAATAATGGCTGGCGGGACTGGAACCCGTTTGTGGCCGTTGTCTCGCTCTCTGCATCCTAAGCAATTCTTAAAATTAACAGGTAGCAGTTCAATGCTTCAGGACACTGTACAGCGTCTTGAGCAACTGGATACTACGCTTCCAATTACGGTTTGTAATGAAGATCACAGGTTTATTGTTGCGGAGCAGCTGCGGAGCGGCGGTAGGCTCGGAAAGATTATTCTTGAGCCGGAAGGGCGTAACACTGCTCCGGCAATTGCGGTTGCTGTGCATATTGTTTCTGATGATGAAGACCCCGTATTACTTGTGCTTGCCGCAGATCATGTCATTGCAGATGTAGAAGAATTCACGAATGTTGTGACAAAGGCATTACCGCTCGCAGAAGCGGGTAAGCTTGTGACATTCGGCATTGTCCCTACCTCTGCTCATACTGGATATGGGTATATTAAGCGCGGTAAGCCCGTTGAAGACGGCTTTGCAGTGGATTGTTTTGTTGAAAAGCCGGATGCATCCACAGCAGAAGCATACGTTGCTTCTCAAGAATATTATTGGAACAGCGGTATGTTTTTGTTTAAATCCAGTGTGTATTTGCAGGAGCTTGCACAACATCGCCCTGACATTGCCGCGGCTTGTGAAGCTGCTGTTGCAAACATACAGAACGATCTGGACTTTATACGCCTTGACGCTGATGCCTTTTGCGCTTGCCCCGATGAATCCATCGACTACGCTGTTATGGAAAAGACAGAACACGCTGTGGTTGTTCCGCTTGATGCTGGGTGGAATGATATCGGTTCATGGTCAGCGATGTGGGACGTGGCGGAGAAGGATGAAAGCGGCAATGCATCGAAAGGTGATGTGATTCATTGTAATTCTAAAGATTGCTATGTGTACGGCGAAGAACGTCTTGTTACAACAATCGGTTTAAAAGATACGGTTATTGTGGATACACAAGATGCATTGCTGGTTGCAGCGCGTGATTCCGTTCAGGATGTGAAATCTATTGTTGCAGAGCTGAAAAAGAATGGGCGTGATGAATTGAAAACCCACCGCGAGGTTTTTCGCCCGTGGGGTAAATTTGATTCAATAGACATTGGTGAACGGTATCAGGTGAAGCGGATTACGGTAAAGCCCGGTGCAAAGCTGAGCTTACAAATGCATCACCATCGAGCAGAGCACTGGATTGTTGTTTCAGGTACTGCGCAGGTCACTAATGGCGATAAAACTTTTTTAGTGTCAGAAAACCAGTCAACGTACATTCCTGTCGGTGTTGTGCACTCTTTGGAGAATCCGGGAAAACTTCCTTTGGAGCTTATTGAAGTACAATCAGGAAGCTACCTTGGTGAAGACGATATTGTACGGTTTGAGGATAATTACGGTCGATTGAATGAATAA